One Actinomadura viridis genomic region harbors:
- a CDS encoding enoyl-CoA hydratase/isomerase family protein — protein sequence MGDLRIDRRDGVLILTLSRPERLNAVTAALNEELLDVLNELMRDNETRVVILTGEGRGFCSGMDLQGEPGGTEGEGRIQRIHHGITRGGEVTARLREIPQPVIGALHGPVAGMGVSWALACDLRVADPTTRFVVPFVDLGLSAGDCGLSWLLPRLIGPARAAEIFYRAQRLDVDRARELGLVTEVAAEGEDLAGALALAGELLAKSPYGLRRTKELLNLSLDAPGLRHQLALETGIQTMAFFTEDLAEGMTATLERRPPEFRNR from the coding sequence ATGGGTGATCTGCGGATCGACCGGCGGGACGGGGTGCTCATCCTCACCCTGTCCCGCCCGGAGCGGCTGAACGCCGTCACCGCCGCGCTCAACGAGGAGCTCCTGGACGTCCTCAACGAGCTGATGCGCGACAACGAGACCCGGGTCGTGATCCTCACCGGCGAGGGGCGCGGGTTCTGCTCGGGCATGGACCTCCAGGGCGAGCCCGGCGGGACCGAGGGCGAGGGGCGGATCCAGCGGATCCACCACGGGATCACGCGGGGCGGCGAGGTCACCGCGCGGCTCCGGGAGATCCCGCAGCCGGTCATCGGCGCGCTGCACGGCCCGGTCGCGGGCATGGGGGTCTCCTGGGCCCTGGCCTGCGACCTGCGGGTGGCCGACCCCACCACGCGGTTCGTGGTGCCGTTCGTCGACCTGGGGCTGTCGGCCGGCGACTGCGGGCTGTCCTGGCTGCTGCCCAGGCTGATCGGCCCCGCCCGGGCGGCCGAGATCTTCTACCGGGCGCAGCGGCTGGACGTGGACCGGGCGCGCGAGCTGGGGCTGGTCACCGAGGTCGCGGCGGAGGGCGAGGACCTGGCGGGCGCGCTGGCGCTGGCCGGGGAGCTGCTCGCCAAGTCGCCGTACGGGCTGCGGCGCACCAAGGAGCTGCTCAACCTGTCACTGGACGCACCGGGCCTGCGCCATCAGCTGGCGCTGGAGACCGGGATCCAGACGATGGCCTTCTTCACCGAGGATCTGGCCGAGGGCATGACGGCGACGCTGGAGCGGCGTCCGCCGGAGTTCAGGAACCGCTGA
- a CDS encoding sirohydrochlorin chelatase, which produces MSPESQASEALPSRRRRPPRGGRHRGDESFLLPPGSPVLVLAVPGSVRSAGGVPEELARLVEIEHTGQPTLVGYLDGDEGHLSDLLAGLPQRSSDEPEAVVVPLSTGPDPAIEGAIRKIVADAAIRAVPAEPLGPHPLIAEALHDRLADAGLARADRIRMMTMVTAAGGIIVATPGDATAVRQAEVTSVLLASRLASPVFTARIDDDAAIRAAAAQLRASGVARLALAPHLIGIESSGQHVAAAAAAAGAQHSAPLGAHPALARLAALRYAEALASALAG; this is translated from the coding sequence GTGAGTCCCGAAAGTCAGGCATCCGAGGCACTTCCGTCACGGCGCCGCCGGCCCCCACGAGGCGGCCGGCACCGCGGCGACGAATCCTTCCTGCTGCCCCCCGGCTCCCCCGTCCTCGTCCTCGCCGTTCCCGGGTCCGTCCGGAGCGCCGGCGGGGTCCCCGAGGAACTCGCCAGGCTCGTCGAGATCGAGCACACCGGCCAGCCCACCCTGGTCGGTTACCTGGACGGGGACGAGGGACATCTCAGCGACCTCCTCGCCGGGCTCCCGCAGCGTTCCTCCGACGAGCCGGAAGCGGTGGTGGTACCGCTGTCCACCGGCCCCGATCCCGCCATCGAGGGGGCGATCCGCAAGATCGTCGCGGACGCCGCGATCCGTGCGGTGCCGGCCGAGCCGCTGGGCCCCCACCCGCTGATCGCCGAGGCCCTGCACGACCGGCTGGCCGACGCCGGGCTGGCCCGGGCCGACCGGATCCGGATGATGACCATGGTGACCGCCGCCGGCGGGATCATCGTGGCCACCCCGGGCGACGCCACCGCGGTCCGCCAGGCCGAGGTCACCAGCGTGCTGCTGGCCTCGCGGCTGGCCTCGCCGGTCTTCACCGCGCGGATCGACGACGACGCGGCCATCCGGGCCGCCGCGGCCCAGCTGCGCGCGTCGGGCGTCGCGCGGCTCGCGCTGGCGCCGCACCTGATCGGCATCGAGTCCAGCGGGCAGCACGTCGCGGCCGCCGCGGCGGCGGCCGGGGCCCAGCACTCCGCGCCGCTGGGCGCGCACCCGGCGCTGGCCCGGCTGGCCGCGCTGCGCTACGCCGAGGCGCTCGCCAGCGCCCTGGCGGGCTGA
- a CDS encoding sensor histidine kinase, with product MISLVALWTFAASLTLEDFLEHRAQGEANERVRPAVRDAVSALGAERRATAAFLGGPGDAPRQAMDTARARTDAAARAFRRNAADGPDGPRAPEASQGPAAPEGTGTPDGLDAALTGTLRAALRELDRLPAIRRAVDARGLEPSAAIEAYGLPVEALHAFAARRVPAGDDGLHRWDAGLVAGARAMDAIERQSALVAGAGARGGRLTAAERRSFTEAVAAQRRLWAEQRARLEPAVHGRLLGPIFASSAYTELRGLEEDVAGADGGETEVDARRWDAAAQPLLASLGSAHRRGEGLLERRRDELGRESLLWPGLVGGFGAAAVALSILVSLRTGRGLARELAGVRASALEPARPRLLELEAPEVAATAAGTTGDEATGEAAGDEAARDERSGTPGPHEGRTQEILELADAFAAVRDDAERARAEQAGLREGVSRVLRDLALRNQSLLHRQLAMLAELEGRARPAGRDELFRLERLTTRMRRHARSLVVLSGAAPEGGRRAPVPVPDALRAAVAEIEEPERVEVLTRSREGLAGSAAADVVHLLAELLENAASYSPPGSGVRMTAERVGGGFAIEIEDRGLGMAPAELDEINRRLAGAPRSGPTESGPPESGLMESGLADTGRLGLPVVARLAARHGVRVSLRPSPYGGTTAIVLLPRELLVPVERSEHAPPAVPPAAPPAVLPAAPLAVTPPAAPRTPSPTRTAPQNGQDAPANGAPVTVARPAGNPWFDDVVESAPGTEAGGDVERGEDVPSLRPGVDQDAGTDGSGPPREPAGTSAGSPRRHHRGSPAPRPCTKEGMPPPSAAGQGAAGGIARSPEEARSMMASIQQGWRRGRASDPGDEEAR from the coding sequence ATGATCTCCCTGGTCGCGCTCTGGACGTTCGCCGCGAGCCTCACCCTGGAGGATTTCCTGGAGCACCGCGCGCAGGGAGAGGCGAACGAGCGGGTGCGCCCCGCCGTCCGCGACGCCGTGTCCGCGCTCGGCGCCGAGCGGCGCGCCACGGCCGCGTTCCTGGGCGGCCCCGGCGACGCCCCCCGCCAGGCGATGGACACCGCCCGTGCCCGTACCGACGCGGCGGCGCGCGCGTTCCGCCGGAACGCCGCGGACGGCCCGGACGGCCCGCGCGCCCCAGAAGCCTCACAAGGCCCTGCCGCCCCGGAGGGCACCGGAACCCCCGACGGCCTGGACGCGGCCCTGACCGGCACGCTGCGGGCGGCACTGCGGGAGCTGGACCGGCTGCCCGCCATCCGCCGCGCGGTCGACGCCCGCGGGCTGGAGCCCTCCGCCGCGATCGAGGCCTACGGTCTCCCGGTCGAGGCGCTGCACGCCTTCGCCGCCCGCCGGGTCCCCGCGGGCGACGACGGCCTCCACCGCTGGGACGCGGGGCTGGTCGCCGGCGCCCGTGCCATGGACGCGATCGAGCGGCAGAGCGCGCTGGTGGCCGGCGCCGGCGCGCGCGGCGGCCGGCTGACCGCGGCCGAGCGGCGTTCCTTCACCGAGGCGGTCGCCGCGCAGCGGCGGCTGTGGGCCGAGCAGCGGGCCCGCCTGGAGCCCGCCGTGCACGGCCGCCTGCTGGGACCGATCTTCGCCTCGTCCGCCTACACCGAGCTGCGCGGCCTGGAGGAGGACGTCGCGGGCGCGGACGGCGGCGAGACCGAGGTGGACGCCCGCCGGTGGGACGCCGCCGCGCAGCCCCTGCTGGCCTCCCTCGGCTCCGCCCACCGGCGCGGCGAGGGGCTGCTGGAGCGGCGGCGGGACGAGCTCGGCCGGGAGAGCCTGCTGTGGCCGGGGCTCGTGGGCGGGTTCGGCGCCGCCGCGGTGGCGCTGTCGATCCTGGTCTCGCTCCGGACCGGCCGCGGGCTGGCCCGCGAGCTGGCCGGGGTGCGCGCCTCCGCCCTCGAACCCGCCCGGCCCCGCCTTCTCGAACTGGAGGCGCCGGAGGTTGCGGCGACCGCGGCCGGGACGACCGGGGACGAGGCCACCGGCGAGGCCGCCGGGGACGAGGCGGCCCGGGACGAGCGCTCCGGGACGCCGGGCCCGCACGAGGGCCGCACCCAGGAGATCCTGGAGCTCGCCGACGCGTTCGCCGCCGTCCGGGACGACGCCGAGCGGGCCCGCGCCGAGCAGGCCGGCCTGCGCGAGGGAGTGAGCCGGGTGCTGCGCGACCTGGCCCTCCGCAACCAGTCGCTGCTGCACCGCCAGCTGGCCATGCTCGCGGAGCTGGAGGGCCGGGCGCGGCCCGCCGGCCGCGACGAGCTGTTCCGGCTGGAGCGGCTCACCACCCGGATGCGCCGGCACGCCCGGAGCCTGGTCGTCCTGTCCGGCGCCGCCCCGGAAGGGGGCCGCCGCGCCCCGGTGCCGGTCCCGGACGCGCTGCGCGCGGCCGTCGCCGAGATCGAGGAGCCCGAGCGGGTGGAGGTGCTGACCCGGTCGCGGGAGGGGCTGGCGGGCTCCGCCGCGGCCGACGTGGTCCACCTGCTGGCCGAGCTGCTGGAGAACGCGGCGTCGTACTCGCCGCCCGGCAGCGGGGTCCGGATGACGGCCGAACGGGTCGGCGGCGGGTTCGCGATCGAGATCGAGGACCGCGGGCTCGGCATGGCGCCCGCCGAGCTGGACGAGATCAACCGGCGGCTGGCCGGCGCGCCGCGGTCCGGCCCGACAGAGTCCGGGCCGCCGGAGTCCGGGCTGATGGAGTCCGGGCTGGCGGACACCGGCCGGCTGGGCCTGCCGGTGGTGGCCCGGCTGGCCGCGCGGCACGGCGTGCGCGTCTCGCTGCGGCCCTCCCCGTACGGCGGCACCACCGCGATCGTGCTGCTGCCGCGCGAGCTGCTGGTCCCCGTGGAGCGCTCCGAACACGCCCCGCCCGCCGTACCACCGGCCGCACCACCGGCCGTGCTGCCGGCCGCGCCGCTCGCGGTGACGCCGCCGGCGGCGCCCCGTACGCCGTCCCCGACCCGGACGGCGCCCCAGAACGGCCAGGATGCCCCCGCGAACGGCGCGCCGGTCACGGTCGCCAGGCCGGCGGGCAATCCCTGGTTCGACGACGTCGTCGAATCCGCCCCCGGAACGGAGGCGGGAGGCGACGTCGAGCGGGGAGAGGACGTACCCTCTCTCCGGCCCGGTGTCGATCAGGACGCCGGGACCGACGGAAGCGGCCCGCCGCGCGAACCGGCCGGAACGTCCGCCGGGTCGCCCCGGCGGCACCACCGGGGGAGCCCGGCGCCGCGACCGTGCACGAAGGAGGGAATGCCGCCGCCTTCGGCGGCTGGACAGGGAGCGGCCGGCGGCATCGCCCGGTCGCCCGAGGAGGCCCGTTCGATGATGGCGTCGATACAGCAAGGATGGCGACGCGGACGAGCGTCGGATCCGGGGGATGAGGAAGCCCGATGA
- a CDS encoding roadblock/LC7 domain-containing protein yields MHNTATGELNWLLNDFAGRVPKVRQAVILSRDGLAVAASQELGREDAEHLSALAAGVQSLARGAGRHFGGGNVRQTIIEMDTMLLFVTAAGNGTCLAVLAAADADAGMIAYEMAVLVKRVGQHLQASPRFAGTGFDGS; encoded by the coding sequence ATGCACAACACCGCGACCGGTGAACTGAACTGGCTGCTCAACGACTTCGCCGGGCGCGTCCCGAAGGTCCGGCAGGCGGTGATCCTCTCACGCGACGGGCTGGCCGTCGCGGCCTCGCAGGAACTGGGGCGGGAGGACGCCGAGCATCTGTCCGCGCTGGCGGCCGGGGTGCAGAGCCTCGCCCGCGGCGCGGGGCGGCATTTCGGCGGCGGCAACGTGCGGCAGACCATCATCGAGATGGACACCATGCTGCTGTTCGTGACCGCCGCCGGCAACGGCACCTGCCTGGCCGTACTGGCCGCGGCGGACGCCGACGCCGGCATGATCGCCTACGAGATGGCCGTGCTGGTCAAGCGAGTGGGTCAGCACCTGCAGGCCAGCCCGCGGTTCGCCGGTACGGGATTCGACGGCAGCTGA